Proteins found in one Sorghum bicolor cultivar BTx623 chromosome 1, Sorghum_bicolor_NCBIv3, whole genome shotgun sequence genomic segment:
- the LOC8085704 gene encoding uncharacterized protein LOC8085704 — protein sequence MDGELELTEFNPRERVKQQISVPFLWEVKPGAPKRDWVISKPVPVAFACPSPTPTKLVVSVPFQWEEKPGKPLQEASPFHVLPPDHGGFSASSRSLNPFVVESEEEYSLGFELEAFGFPDSNDTSGAVAWADGSSSGRRDAWFSFSESEDYSHSSGDTSAQDQEFQFQFPRAPSEKSWEVANDEDQLNKNNPWSPPRSAATTLEELMVLSRRLRCGQALPVDVGKKSLSSVELMKKLFIVCS from the coding sequence ATGGATGGGGAGCTTGAACTGACCGAATTCAACCCTCGGGAACGCGTCAAGCAGCAGATTTCAGTCCCGTTTCTCTGGGAGGTGAAGCCCGGTGCACCGAAGAGGGACTGGGTCATCTCCAAGCCAGTGCCAGTAGCCTTTGCATGCCCATCCCCGACCCCGACAAAGCTTGTTGTGAGCGTGCCATTCCAGTGGGAAGAAAAGCCTGGGAAGCCTCTGCAGGAAGCATCTCCCTTCCATGTGCTCCCCCCGGATCATGGTGGCTTTTCAGCGTCTTCCCGCTCACTGAACCCATTTGTGGTCGAGAGCGAGGAGGAATACTCGCTTGGTTTTGAGCTGGAAGCATTTGGTTTTCCAGACAGCAACGATACCTCTGGCGCTGTAGCATGGGCAGATGGCTCCTCCTCCGGCCGTCGTGACGCCTGGTTCTCGTTTTCAGAGTCAGAAGACTACAGCCACTCCAGTGGTGATACTTCAGCACAGGACCAGGAGTTTCAGTTTCAGTTTCCCAGAGCGCCTTCAGAGAAGAGCTGGGAGGTGGCCAATGACGAGGACCAGCTGAACAAGAACAATCCATGGAGCCCTCCGAGGAGCGCGGCGACGACACTGGAGGAGCTTATGGTGCTCAGCCGGAGACTGAGGTGCGGACAAGCTCTGCCGGTTGACGTCGGG